DNA sequence from the Carnobacterium funditum DSM 5970 genome:
GGATTCATTTTTTAATGTTTCAACAAAATCAGGAAATTCATTCTCTTCAAAGGATACATCGAGAAATTTAGGGTTAGCATCAGAAGGGTGTACGGAAAAAATTTTATACGTTCGTTTTGTAAAGGAATCAGTAAAAACAAATTCAGAATGATTCGTTAAAAAATCTTCTGATAGATAACGATCCAAATCCTTGAACATTTGTCCGTATTTAGCGTAATGACCATAAAGAATTGTGTGCTTGTCCAGACCCATACCAGCGTTTCGATAGTCCATAAAGATTGCACCTAAAACATCTTCTTCTTTATAAAAGTTATGTTTTAAATAAAATTCGTTATCTTTTCCGCGTACAACTGGATAATCAACAGCTGTATCCTCAATATTTAGCCAACCAACATAATCAGAGTTGAGATCATAATATTCTGTTGCCGCGTTTTTTTCAAATATTATTTCTTCTTCAGCATTTTTTTCGGTATCGGTTTTTGTAGTAGAAGTGGCTTCTTTTGGGACTTCATTATCTTTAGCAGTTGTTTGAATCAGAGCACTTTCTGGAACTTTAACGTCTTTGCGTTGAGCCGTTACAGTATTGTAATAATAAACGATTTGCACTAATAGTAGACTAGATAAAATCGCTAACCAATATTTTTTTTTCATGTAAATCCCCCATCTTCTTTTTTCGGAGTTATCTTTTGACAACGGTTACGTTATGATGATAGTATAACTTATGTAGACAGAGATCACAAAATATAACTCTGTCGCAAAGGAGATGGATAGAAATGAAAAAGTTTTCGAAGATTGCATTTTCCCTTGTCACTCTACTGTTACTATCGCCAATTTTTGCCGCAACTGCTAATGCAGAAAACCATATTACAGATGACGTAGTAGGTGTCGCTCTAGGTAACCCTGATTTCAGTATCCTTGTATCGGCTCTTCAAAAAGCTGAACTAGTTGAAACACTTCAAGGAGACGGACCATTCACTGTATTTGCACCAACTAATTCCGCATTCGAAAAACTGTTAACAGAATTAGATATTACAGCAGACGAATTACTAGCACAACCTGATTTAGCAAAAGTTCTTACCTATCATGTTGTTCCTGGAAAAGTTATGGCTGCTGATTTAACAGATGGAATGAACGCTGCAACAGTAAATGGTGAAGAGTTAATGTTTGATCTTTCAGGAGATCCAATGGTTAACAAATCTATGATTACTACAACAGATATTGAAGCAACAAACGGTGTTGTCCATGTTATTGATACTGTCTTGGTTCCTTCAGACTTCATGTTACAAGAAGTTGATATGGAAGAAACAACAGTGGCAAAAACAGGCCTTGAAAGTAGTACACCGCTTCTTGTAGCTATGTTGGTTACAGCTAGTGCACTTGTTTTTATGGTTATCAAAAAGAAAAAAGCATAAACTAAAGGCTAAATGAAATCAAATAAATAATCTAATAAACAAAACCCTTTGAGAGACTATCTTTATTTTCTCAAAGGGTTTTGTTTAAAAAAGATTGCCGTTACTGCGACTTGGCAGTACGTGCAATCTTTTTTAATGAGGATTCAGAACAAAAAAAGACTTTACAAAAGTTTACATGACCATTGTCATATCAACATTTGTAAAGTCTTACCATATTATAACATGGAGACGGCGAGAGTCGAACTCGCGTCCAAATATGTCGGCACCTAGATATCTACGCTTATAGTTATGTTATTTAAGGTTCGCTGGGTATCAGCCACACAACCGGCATCATACTTTGCTAGTCTGATGATCTCTTCTAAAACTTGCAGACGGAAACTTTTAGCGTATCCCACTAATTATAGGACCCTTGCTCGAGCACATGGGCGATGCCGAGAGGATCTACACTAAGCTGTTATTACGCAGCTAAAGCGTAAGAGTTGTTATTGTTTTTATCAGTTGTTTTAACTGTAACGTTTTAACGTAGACGTAACCTACGAAGCGCAACCCAAGCTCGACCTATACCTGTCGAATCCGTAACGCCCCCGAATGGGAAGTGTATACAGAGTTGTAAAGTTACCTCTTAAAATCCATTACCTGTTTAACTCTCTAAAATAAGTATAACATAAAGTTAACAAAGTGGAAATGAAAAGATGTTAGGGAGATTATACCTAACAAGAAACCATCGCTTAAAATGAGATAATCAAATACAATACATGAAACCCTCCGTATCTTAAAAGAATTCGGAGGGTTTTATCATATAAATTTAGTTAATTATTTAATCAAAGCCTGCGACTTCATCTTCTTTAACGAAACTAAAGACAATCATCCCTACCAATAGTAGTACAGCAGATACGTAAAAGCCTATTTGCATGGATCCGAACTGGTCTGTAATCCAACCTGTTAAGAAAGGGGCTATAATCGAACTAGACATTCCGATAAAGTTATATGCACTTAGAGCAGTAGATAGAGAGCCTTTTGGTGCGTTTTTAGCAACAAATGCTACTAGAATAGGGTCAAGGGCTAATTTGCCAGTTAAGCCGTAAGCGATTAAAGCAACGATCAACAATGTACGATCTGTTACGAAAGCAATAGAGAAAATAGAAATCATTGCGATAGGAACTAGAATGTAAACAAATATTTTTGTACGATTAACTTTATCAGATAAACGAGCAAATATTAATGCTCCAGGAATAGAAGCCCAAGGAACTAGGGAAGAAATGAAACCGACGCTTGTTCCTTCAAAACCACGTTCCACCTGTAAGAATTGTGGCAGCCATGTGAGTACGACAAAGAATCCGTACAGTGAACAAAAACATAAGATAAAGGTTAAGAGTAGATTACGATTTTTAAAAATAGAAGTGAGCGATGCTTTTTTAACCACTTCAGCAGGTTTATCATCATTTTCAGTAGATGCATTTTGGTCTTCTGGACGAACAACTTTTTCCTTTAGCAGAAAAAAGAATAACAACCCTATAATAACGGTAGGAATTGCCATTATTTTAAAGGGTAGTGTCCAGTGTTCTCCGTTTTCTAAAACTAATTTACTAGAAAGTAACTATCCTGCAGAAGTTCCCAAGGCCATTCCACTATTTATAATGGCATTTCCTAGTGTTAGATTCTTTGTTGGAATTGCTTCAGTTGATAAAGCGTATTGCGGACCGTAGTATGCTCCTTGGCCTGCCCCTGTAAGAGCCCTAAATATCATGAACATACCAAAACCTGAAAGAATCCCGCTAAAGTAGGTTGTGATTCCCATTATAACAAAACCAATTGAAATAACCATTTTTCTTCCATACTTGTCACCTATCACTCCAAAAGGAATTTGTGTGACTGCGTAGGTTAAGAAAAAGAAACTGCTGACTAATCCTAATTGTGAATTATTTAAGCTAAATTCTTTAGCGATTTGTGGCATTAGAGGATTTAAAATCGTTCTATCTGCATACATTAATACCCATCCGAAGAAAAACAAGGTAACTGTTTTCCACCAATATTTTTCTGATACGTAAGTTGCCCCATTGACTACTCTGAGATTTGCTTTATTCTTTTGACTCATTTTTCATTCCTCCATTGTTATGATTGCCTAAAATGATAACGCGTGCATCTATATAAAAAATTTTGATTAAAGTAATCAATAAAAACAGTTGGTTCACTGGTAGCTAAGGCATTTCGAGAGTGGCTTAGCTGAAAATTTATAAAATGATAGGTACCATAAAAAAATCAATCGTTACTTTTTAAAAAGAAAAGAATTTCTATAATGGACATCTATCTGAGATTCATTCAGCATAGTAGCCTACGTGAACTTCTCCGCGGGAATGACTCCCATGCGCATCTGCAAAAACTAACGTATCCGCAACGCAGGAGAAGACTATTCTTTGGAAAGACTCGCTTTTTCAAGTTCGGCTTGCATCAAATGATAAAACTCTTCTTCTATAACTTTTACCATCTCTAACTCCGTTGTTTTTCCTACCTGCTTTCTGTCTTAAATTTTAGAATCATGGTTACAGTATTTTGAATAGATGTAGCTTACTGTCTTGCCGCGCCCTACTGCATAAGTTGCTTGTGGTGCGTCTGTTCCCATAAAGACAGATCTCCTTTTCCAACTAGAATCGACTCTTTGTTTAAAACACTATTTCCTTCCCTTCTCTTTTAAAGCACCCCTTCATTTTAAGGTCATCCTTTACATCTTTTATTGTAAGTGCTATCTACTTTGATTACATTGTACAAATAAGCTAAAAATTAATAGGCTATTTTGTTCTATTCAAACAATTTTCATCTTCGTTGTCATGAAATCCCTTATAGGACAAGAGCTACTGGCAACTAAAAAATGCTAAGCATCCCTTTAAATTGTATTGAGATAAAGAATATATGTAACGAATAATAAAAAAGGGTACAAAAAAAAGGAGGAGTTCAATATGAACTCCTCCAATAAAACTAACTTTTATACTTAATCTCACACCCTATTTATAATACTCTTTTTTAGGTACCAAAATAATACGTAAAGTACTTCAACTACCCTCTTTTAGAAAAAAGATAGTTCAACCAGATTAAAAACAGCTCTTTTATTCGTTTAGCTTAAATAATAATTAAATCAAATCAAAGTATTTCAAGCCTTCAATAATTCCACCGTGAGTATTTCCAGAAGTAACATACGTGGCTTTCTCCTTTAAAACAGGTATT
Encoded proteins:
- a CDS encoding fasciclin domain-containing protein, whose protein sequence is MKKFSKIAFSLVTLLLLSPIFAATANAENHITDDVVGVALGNPDFSILVSALQKAELVETLQGDGPFTVFAPTNSAFEKLLTELDITADELLAQPDLAKVLTYHVVPGKVMAADLTDGMNAATVNGEELMFDLSGDPMVNKSMITTTDIEATNGVVHVIDTVLVPSDFMLQEVDMEETTVAKTGLESSTPLLVAMLVTASALVFMVIKKKKA
- the srtB gene encoding class B sortase — protein: MKKKYWLAILSSLLLVQIVYYYNTVTAQRKDVKVPESALIQTTAKDNEVPKEATSTTKTDTEKNAEEEIIFEKNAATEYYDLNSDYVGWLNIEDTAVDYPVVRGKDNEFYLKHNFYKEEDVLGAIFMDYRNAGMGLDKHTILYGHYAKYGQMFKDLDRYLSEDFLTNHSEFVFTDSFTKRTYKIFSVHPSDANPKFLDVSFEENEFPDFVETLKNESIFSSDTPVSPEDNILTLVTCNYDVKDGRLFIHAVEITE